One Ramlibacter pinisoli genomic region harbors:
- a CDS encoding Lrp/AsnC family transcriptional regulator, which translates to MQLDAIDLRILRELQDDGSLTNVELARRVHLSPSPCLARVKALEAAGVIRQYVALADPKAVGLGLSVFINISLKEQSRESLAGFERRIAEHDEVMECYLMTGDSDYLIRVAVADIAALERFILEQLTPIPGIEKIRSSFALKQVRYKTALPLPG; encoded by the coding sequence ATGCAACTGGACGCGATCGACCTGCGCATCCTGCGCGAATTGCAGGACGACGGCTCACTCACCAACGTCGAGCTGGCGCGGCGCGTCCACCTGTCGCCCTCGCCCTGCCTGGCGCGCGTCAAGGCGCTGGAAGCGGCCGGCGTGATCCGCCAGTACGTCGCCCTGGCCGACCCCAAGGCGGTCGGCCTGGGCCTGTCGGTGTTCATCAACATCAGCCTGAAGGAGCAGTCGCGCGAGTCGCTGGCCGGCTTCGAGCGCCGCATCGCCGAGCACGACGAGGTGATGGAGTGCTACCTGATGACCGGCGACAGCGACTACCTGATCCGCGTCGCGGTGGCCGACATCGCGGCGCTGGAGCGCTTCATCCTGGAGCAGCTGACGCCCATCCCGGGCATCGAGAAGATCCGCTCGAGCTTCGCGCTGAAGCAGGTGCGCTACAAGACGGCACTGCCGCTGCCCGGGTAG
- a CDS encoding PQQ-dependent sugar dehydrogenase: MAISRLLLSALAAAGVVAACASASTDDRIGVGPSPRLPAPETSLLPTVEIAPAEGWPAGTLPRPAPGYGVTPFATGLDHPRWLLVLPNGDVLVAESNAPPKPEDGKGLKGAAMKLVMKRAGAGVPSANRLTLLRDADGDGVAETRSVFAEGLDSPFGMALVGNELFVANADAVVKLPYRTGDLRAAGPPVRVTDLPGGPINHHWTKNLIASADGGRLYVTVGSNSNVAENGLEAEEGRAAIWEVDRASGRKRLYASGLRNPNGLAWEPQTRALWTVVNERDELGNDLVPDYLTSVRDGAFYGWPWSYWGSHVDTRVQPARPEMVARAVAPDFGLGSHHAPLGLAFADGRQPAPFAAGAFIGEHGSWNRKPRVGYRVSFVPFAGGKPSGPPVDFLTGFVSPDGKAWGRPVGVAIDKAGGVLVADDVGNAVWRVAAGRR; encoded by the coding sequence ATGGCCATTTCCCGCCTTCTGTTGTCGGCCCTCGCCGCCGCCGGCGTCGTGGCCGCCTGCGCCTCCGCCTCGACCGACGACCGCATCGGCGTCGGGCCCAGCCCGCGCCTGCCGGCCCCCGAGACCTCGCTGCTGCCCACGGTGGAGATCGCTCCGGCCGAGGGCTGGCCGGCCGGCACGCTGCCGCGGCCGGCGCCGGGCTACGGCGTCACGCCGTTCGCTACCGGCCTGGACCACCCGCGCTGGCTGCTGGTGCTGCCCAATGGCGACGTGCTGGTGGCCGAGAGCAACGCCCCGCCCAAGCCGGAGGACGGCAAGGGCCTCAAGGGCGCGGCCATGAAGCTGGTGATGAAGCGCGCCGGCGCCGGCGTGCCCAGCGCCAACCGGCTCACGCTGCTGCGCGATGCCGACGGCGACGGCGTTGCCGAGACCCGCAGCGTGTTCGCCGAGGGCCTGGACTCGCCCTTCGGCATGGCCCTGGTGGGCAACGAGCTGTTCGTGGCCAACGCCGATGCGGTGGTGAAGCTGCCGTACCGCACCGGCGACCTGCGTGCCGCCGGCCCGCCGGTCCGGGTGACTGACCTGCCGGGCGGCCCGATCAACCACCACTGGACCAAGAACCTGATTGCCAGTGCCGACGGCGGCCGCCTGTACGTGACCGTGGGCTCCAACAGCAACGTGGCCGAGAACGGCCTGGAGGCCGAGGAGGGCCGCGCCGCGATCTGGGAGGTCGACCGCGCCAGCGGCCGCAAGCGCCTGTATGCCAGCGGCCTGCGCAACCCGAACGGCCTGGCCTGGGAGCCGCAGACCCGGGCCCTGTGGACGGTGGTCAACGAGCGCGACGAACTGGGCAACGACCTGGTGCCCGACTACCTCACCAGCGTGCGCGACGGCGCCTTCTACGGCTGGCCCTGGAGCTACTGGGGCAGCCATGTCGACACCCGCGTGCAGCCGGCCCGCCCCGAGATGGTGGCGCGGGCGGTGGCGCCCGACTTCGGCCTCGGCTCGCACCACGCGCCGCTCGGCCTGGCCTTCGCCGACGGCCGCCAGCCGGCCCCGTTCGCCGCCGGCGCCTTCATCGGCGAGCACGGCTCCTGGAACCGCAAGCCGCGCGTGGGCTACCGGGTCAGCTTCGTGCCGTTCGCCGGCGGCAAGCCGTCGGGGCCGCCGGTCGACTTCCTCACCGGCTTCGTCAGCCCGGATGGCAAGGCCTGGGGCCGGCCGGTCGGCGTGGCGATCGACAAGGCCGGCGGCGTGCTGGTAGCCGACGATGTCGGCAATGCGGTGTGGCGGGTGGCGGCGGGACGCCGGTGA
- a CDS encoding alanyl-tRNA editing protein, producing MTQDLFRDDGYLRACEATVLSVTEHGVVLDRTVFYPLGGGQAGDSGVLVFEDGSRLAVADTRKGKDEQGQPTSAIWHVPAPGQEALLASVQPGQRVTAQIDWERRHKLMRFHTTTHLLCHLVPQLVNGCSITPDYARLDFNMTDALDKEQLSAGIARLVAAAHPVTVGAITDAELDANPALVKSMSVQPPRGTGRIRTIRIGTAAADAERLGEELIDFQPCGGTHVANTAEIGAVVVTRIEKKSATTRRVVLGFA from the coding sequence ATGACCCAAGACCTCTTCCGTGACGACGGCTACCTGCGCGCCTGCGAAGCCACCGTGCTGTCGGTCACCGAGCACGGTGTCGTGCTCGACCGGACGGTGTTCTATCCGCTCGGCGGCGGCCAGGCCGGCGACAGCGGGGTGCTGGTGTTCGAGGACGGCAGCCGGCTGGCGGTGGCCGACACCCGCAAGGGCAAGGACGAGCAGGGCCAGCCCACCAGTGCCATCTGGCACGTGCCGGCGCCCGGCCAGGAAGCCCTGCTGGCGTCGGTGCAGCCGGGCCAGCGCGTCACGGCGCAGATCGACTGGGAGCGGCGCCACAAGCTGATGCGCTTCCACACCACCACCCACCTGCTGTGCCATCTGGTGCCGCAGCTGGTCAATGGCTGCTCGATCACGCCCGACTACGCCCGCCTGGACTTCAACATGACCGACGCGCTCGACAAGGAGCAGCTCAGCGCCGGCATCGCGCGCCTGGTGGCGGCCGCGCACCCGGTCACCGTCGGCGCCATCACCGACGCCGAGCTCGACGCCAACCCGGCGCTGGTCAAGAGCATGTCGGTGCAGCCGCCGCGCGGCACCGGTCGCATCCGCACCATCCGGATCGGCACCGCGGCAGCGGACGCCGAGCGCCTGGGCGAGGAACTGATCGACTTCCAGCCCTGCGGCGGCACCCACGTGGCCAACACGGCCGAGATCGGCGCGGTGGTGGTGACCAGGATCGAGAAGAAGTCGGCCACCACCCGACGGGTGGTGCTGGGTTTCGCCTGA
- a CDS encoding protein-disulfide reductase DsbD family protein, with protein sequence MPTLLHRLPRLLLAAWLFTLGLAAWAQGAAGGTVVTTERVHAELLAYAPDGLAPGKPVWVGLQLAHQPGWHTYWKNSGDSGLPTQLQWTLPAGVTAGPIDWPLPKKIPIGTLANYGYEDTVLLPVPLAVAPSFQGPLFGSDVEVKLRADWLVCRQECIPEQGEFTLKLPAKGSTALHRQAFEAAFAARPRPLLKDPGGIIPRSTATIDGQALELRVQGLPVEARGQQLEFFPETAEVIETAGTWSQAWNGAVWTARVPLSAQRSASPQPLPVVLAAGRQGWRTELQVLGAWPAIAAPAAVSPALQEALRANSAATGAARPSGPGIGLLAALVGALLGGVVLNLMPCVFPILAIKVVGFAAHAHDRRRHRVAGWAYTAGVVVSFLALGALVLGLRAAGEQLGWGFQLQSPLVVAALAALFTLIALNLAGLFEVGSLLPSAVASLEVRHPVGNAFLSGVLAVAVASPCTAPFMGASLGLAVTLPAAQALLVFACLGLGMALPYLLASSVPAVARLLPRPGAWMDVFRKLMAFPMFATVAWLVWVLGQQSGIDGAGALLVLLVALSLLVWTLTLRGRARGALAAVAVAALAALAWTLGPQLTQLPPAQAARAEGDWQPWSQARVEQLVAAGQPVFVDFTAAWCVTCQVNKKTTLTHAGVLADLKQRNVALLRADWTRRDPAITAALGALGRSGVPVYVFYRKGSPPVVLSELLGVDEVRQAAAGL encoded by the coding sequence ATGCCCACCCTGCTGCACCGGCTGCCGCGCCTGCTCCTCGCCGCCTGGCTGTTCACCCTCGGCCTGGCCGCCTGGGCGCAGGGCGCCGCCGGCGGCACCGTCGTCACCACCGAGCGGGTGCACGCCGAACTGCTGGCCTACGCGCCCGACGGGCTTGCGCCCGGCAAGCCGGTCTGGGTCGGCCTGCAGCTGGCGCACCAGCCCGGCTGGCACACCTACTGGAAGAACTCGGGCGATTCGGGCCTGCCCACCCAGCTGCAGTGGACGCTGCCGGCGGGCGTCACGGCCGGCCCCATCGACTGGCCGTTGCCCAAGAAGATCCCGATCGGCACCCTGGCCAACTACGGCTACGAGGACACGGTGCTGCTGCCGGTGCCGCTGGCCGTCGCGCCGTCGTTCCAGGGTCCGCTGTTCGGGTCGGACGTCGAGGTCAAGCTGCGCGCCGACTGGCTGGTCTGCCGCCAGGAGTGCATTCCCGAGCAGGGCGAGTTCACGCTCAAGCTGCCCGCCAAGGGATCGACCGCGCTGCACCGCCAGGCCTTCGAGGCCGCCTTCGCCGCCCGCCCGCGGCCGCTGCTGAAGGACCCGGGCGGGATCATCCCGCGCAGCACCGCCACCATCGACGGCCAGGCGCTCGAGCTGCGGGTGCAGGGCCTGCCGGTCGAGGCGCGCGGCCAGCAGCTCGAGTTCTTCCCCGAGACCGCCGAGGTGATCGAGACCGCCGGCACCTGGTCCCAGGCCTGGAACGGCGCCGTCTGGACCGCCCGGGTGCCGCTGTCGGCGCAGCGCAGTGCCAGCCCGCAACCGCTGCCGGTGGTGCTGGCGGCGGGCCGCCAGGGCTGGCGCACCGAGCTGCAGGTGCTGGGCGCCTGGCCGGCCATTGCCGCTCCCGCCGCCGTCTCGCCGGCGCTGCAGGAGGCGTTGCGCGCCAACAGCGCCGCGACCGGTGCGGCGCGACCGTCCGGGCCCGGCATCGGCCTGCTGGCGGCGCTGGTCGGCGCCCTGCTGGGCGGCGTGGTGCTGAACCTGATGCCCTGCGTGTTCCCCATCCTGGCGATCAAGGTGGTGGGCTTCGCCGCCCACGCCCACGACCGGCGGCGGCACCGGGTGGCGGGATGGGCCTACACGGCCGGCGTGGTGGTCTCCTTCCTCGCCCTCGGGGCGCTGGTGCTGGGCCTGCGCGCCGCCGGCGAGCAGCTCGGCTGGGGCTTCCAGCTGCAGTCCCCCCTCGTGGTGGCGGCGCTGGCCGCGCTGTTCACGCTCATCGCACTCAACCTCGCCGGCCTGTTCGAGGTCGGCTCGCTGCTGCCCTCGGCGGTGGCCTCGCTGGAAGTGCGCCACCCGGTCGGCAACGCCTTCCTGTCGGGCGTGCTGGCGGTGGCCGTCGCCTCGCCCTGCACGGCGCCGTTCATGGGCGCCTCGCTCGGGCTCGCGGTCACCCTGCCGGCGGCGCAGGCGCTGCTGGTGTTCGCCTGCCTGGGCCTGGGCATGGCCCTGCCCTACCTGCTGGCCAGCAGCGTGCCCGCCGTCGCCCGCCTGCTGCCGCGGCCCGGCGCCTGGATGGACGTGTTCCGCAAGCTGATGGCGTTCCCGATGTTCGCCACCGTCGCCTGGCTGGTGTGGGTGCTGGGCCAGCAGAGCGGCATCGACGGCGCCGGCGCCCTGCTGGTGCTGCTTGTGGCCCTGAGCCTGCTGGTGTGGACCCTCACCCTGCGCGGGCGGGCCCGTGGCGCGCTGGCCGCCGTCGCGGTGGCGGCGCTGGCGGCGCTGGCCTGGACGCTGGGCCCGCAGCTGACCCAGCTGCCGCCGGCCCAGGCCGCCCGCGCCGAAGGTGACTGGCAGCCCTGGTCGCAGGCCCGGGTCGAGCAGCTGGTGGCCGCCGGCCAGCCGGTGTTCGTCGACTTCACGGCGGCCTGGTGCGTCACCTGCCAGGTCAACAAGAAGACCACGCTCACCCATGCCGGCGTGCTGGCCGACCTGAAGCAGCGCAACGTGGCCCTGCTGCGCGCCGACTGGACCCGCCGCGACCCCGCCATCACCGCTGCCCTGGGCGCCCTGGGCCGCAGCGGCGTGCCGGTCTACGTGTTCTATCGCAAGGGCAGCCCGCCGGTGGTGCTGTCCGAGCTGTTGGGGGTGGACGAAGTCCGCCAAGCTGCCGCCGGCCTCTGA
- a CDS encoding thioredoxin family protein, translating to MLLRRTLLVASSLLLATGARAAPAVGTPAPDFELRDTSGKPVRLADFRGQHVVLEWTNPGCPYVRKHYDSGNMPATQRYATGRGVVWLSINSTERASYDWREPAQLVAWQKERQAASTALLMDEDGVAGKAYGARTTPHLYIVDPQGRLVYAGGIDSIPSSNPDDIRKATNYVRVGLDEALAGKPLTTAVSRPYGCSIKYKG from the coding sequence ATGCTGCTGCGCCGTACCCTGCTGGTCGCCTCGTCCCTGCTGCTCGCCACCGGCGCCCGCGCGGCACCGGCGGTCGGCACGCCGGCGCCCGACTTCGAGCTGCGCGACACCAGCGGCAAGCCGGTGCGGCTGGCCGACTTCCGCGGCCAGCACGTGGTGCTGGAGTGGACCAACCCCGGCTGCCCCTACGTGCGCAAGCACTACGACAGCGGCAACATGCCGGCCACCCAGCGCTACGCCACCGGCCGCGGCGTGGTCTGGCTGTCGATCAACTCCACCGAGCGCGCCAGCTACGACTGGCGCGAACCGGCCCAGCTGGTGGCCTGGCAGAAGGAGCGCCAGGCTGCTTCCACCGCCCTGCTGATGGACGAGGACGGCGTGGCCGGCAAGGCCTACGGCGCCCGCACCACGCCGCACCTGTACATCGTCGACCCGCAGGGCCGGCTGGTCTATGCGGGCGGCATCGACAGCATCCCGTCGAGCAACCCGGACGACATCCGCAAGGCCACCAACTACGTGCGCGTCGGCCTCGACGAGGCGCTGGCGGGCAAGCCGCTCACCACCGCCGTCTCGCGGCCGTACGGCTGCTCCATCAAGTACAAGGGCTGA
- a CDS encoding aspartate/glutamate racemase family protein — MTPPVPLHIGIVGCSAEGAALCFRTICAEGAARLGGHAHPEVSLHTPSLADYIRCLDAGDRQGVADLMLASARKLAAAGADFLVCPDNTIHQAWDLVAPRSPLPWLHIAQVVAQAAGQRGLRRVGVLGTAWLVRSEVYPQALGARGIEAVRPSDADRALVDRIIMDELVPGTVRPASTAQLVGVIARLRATGCDAVALACTELPLALHDGNAPLPLLDSTRLLARAALDRSLGARTTP, encoded by the coding sequence ATGACGCCACCGGTGCCCCTGCACATCGGCATCGTCGGCTGCAGCGCGGAAGGTGCGGCCCTGTGCTTTCGCACCATCTGCGCCGAGGGCGCGGCGCGCCTGGGCGGGCATGCGCATCCCGAGGTGTCGCTGCACACGCCCTCGCTGGCCGACTACATCCGCTGCCTGGACGCCGGTGATCGCCAGGGCGTGGCCGACCTGATGCTGGCGTCGGCCCGCAAGCTCGCGGCCGCCGGCGCCGACTTCCTGGTCTGCCCCGACAACACCATCCACCAGGCCTGGGACCTGGTCGCGCCGCGCAGTCCGCTGCCCTGGCTGCACATCGCGCAGGTGGTGGCGCAGGCCGCCGGGCAGCGGGGCCTGCGGCGCGTCGGCGTGCTGGGCACCGCCTGGCTGGTGCGCAGCGAGGTCTACCCGCAGGCGCTGGGGGCGCGCGGCATCGAAGCGGTGCGGCCGTCCGACGCCGATCGTGCGCTGGTCGACCGCATCATCATGGACGAGCTGGTGCCCGGCACGGTGCGGCCCGCCTCCACGGCGCAGCTGGTCGGCGTCATCGCCCGCCTGCGCGCAACCGGCTGCGACGCCGTCGCCCTCGCCTGCACCGAGCTGCCGCTGGCGCTGCACGACGGCAACGCGCCGCTGCCGCTGCTGGACTCCACCCGCCTGCTGGCGCGCGCCGCGCTCGACCGGTCGCTGGGCGCGCGAACGACGCCCTGA
- a CDS encoding glycoside hydrolase family 5 protein — MKRPLDDLRVRRRLLLQAAAAGLAVPALPGCLWRESEARTPAGPAVIGTNLSGMEWAQPGLRRNASSLPHLHFSVPRKAEVAWLAAQGFKRNRLPFQWELLQPVLPDSKPGEAVRALVGNPGELHAGYAQWITDVLDAHAAVGATCILDLHNYGRYRDFRYGPDGSVPGLQRPTPAHRAFTEDPNATLDRIFALAPGATLTPAHLADVWTRAARRWKDHPGLAGYGLMNEPHDLPRPGQTTASEGGGEDLAIWPAFARAAVEAIRRVDAKGTIYVGGNEWSAAMSLADRNPGFPLAGDNLVYEVHLYLDAASSGHAFDYETEVRKGFSAGLGKRAIGPDTGVQRLDKAVRWADQHGVRLALTEVGLPPDDVRWQEMFQRTVAYAVRHGVEVQTWMAGDHWPIRGHPLGQAPGWWQGRTVPAPALGVVQQAAGLARAVLVDEAPGAATPGQPVTVTVQARGALQAPLTLTLTPDEGVRLDRTSITLPAGANPSASYTARPAADRVGTVRYSGPAEPAVPPPRAFYALQDPLALADRRLADAGRALLARWSACQWLLADAWTDYLQGAPARDGQPVRAVADSGFGSSLANTMEMLVALNTDSATFGTLALPVLRTVDGRRCSDHGGEDVAGFWCRKATPEPGVQPNPRARVPYDLQDEHFAIAVIATPGAAHTGVVFQASRAEDGQLSEIALVEGRPQARFVDARGQQVTLASPRAIEPGRPVVLTLASAQGAQVLRVDGEPVARAGATFAPSVFTQLLIAWGFVRYFPRAGFRGQVFAVAAGKGRPAEAELAVLERYLRAPAA; from the coding sequence GTGAAACGACCCCTCGACGACCTGCGGGTCCGCCGGCGCCTGCTCCTGCAGGCGGCTGCGGCGGGCCTGGCCGTTCCCGCCCTGCCGGGCTGCCTGTGGCGGGAGAGCGAAGCCCGCACGCCCGCCGGCCCGGCCGTGATCGGCACCAACCTGTCGGGCATGGAATGGGCCCAGCCCGGCCTGCGCCGCAATGCCAGTTCGCTGCCCCACCTGCACTTCAGCGTGCCGCGCAAGGCCGAGGTCGCCTGGCTGGCGGCGCAGGGCTTCAAGCGCAACCGGCTGCCGTTCCAGTGGGAACTGCTGCAGCCGGTGCTGCCCGACAGCAAGCCCGGCGAGGCCGTGCGGGCGCTGGTGGGCAACCCGGGGGAGTTGCACGCCGGCTACGCCCAGTGGATCACCGACGTGCTCGACGCCCACGCGGCGGTGGGCGCGACCTGCATCCTCGACCTGCACAACTACGGCCGCTACCGCGACTTCCGCTACGGGCCCGACGGCAGCGTGCCCGGCCTGCAGCGGCCGACGCCGGCGCACCGCGCCTTCACCGAGGATCCGAACGCGACGCTCGACCGCATCTTCGCGCTGGCGCCCGGCGCCACCCTCACGCCGGCGCACCTGGCCGATGTCTGGACGCGGGCGGCACGGCGCTGGAAGGACCACCCGGGCCTGGCCGGCTACGGCCTGATGAACGAGCCGCACGACCTGCCGCGGCCCGGCCAGACCACCGCCAGCGAGGGCGGCGGCGAGGACCTGGCGATCTGGCCGGCGTTCGCCCGGGCGGCGGTGGAGGCGATCCGGCGCGTCGATGCCAAGGGGACGATCTACGTCGGCGGCAACGAGTGGAGCGCGGCCATGTCGCTGGCCGACCGCAACCCGGGCTTCCCGCTGGCCGGCGACAACCTGGTCTACGAGGTCCACCTGTACCTCGATGCCGCCAGCAGCGGCCATGCGTTCGACTACGAGACCGAGGTGCGCAAGGGCTTCAGCGCCGGCCTGGGCAAGCGCGCCATCGGGCCCGACACCGGCGTGCAGCGGCTCGACAAGGCGGTGCGCTGGGCCGACCAGCACGGCGTGCGGCTGGCCCTTACCGAGGTCGGCCTGCCTCCCGACGACGTGCGCTGGCAGGAGATGTTCCAGCGCACGGTGGCCTACGCGGTGCGCCACGGCGTCGAGGTGCAGACCTGGATGGCCGGCGACCACTGGCCGATCCGCGGCCATCCGCTCGGCCAGGCACCCGGCTGGTGGCAGGGCCGCACGGTGCCGGCGCCGGCGCTCGGCGTCGTGCAGCAGGCCGCCGGGCTGGCGCGCGCGGTGCTGGTCGACGAGGCGCCCGGTGCGGCCACGCCGGGCCAGCCGGTCACGGTGACGGTGCAGGCGCGCGGGGCGCTACAGGCGCCGCTGACCCTGACACTGACGCCTGACGAGGGCGTGCGGCTCGACCGCACCAGCATCACGCTGCCGGCCGGCGCCAACCCCAGCGCCAGCTACACCGCCCGGCCGGCCGCGGACCGGGTCGGGACGGTGCGCTACAGCGGCCCGGCCGAGCCGGCGGTGCCGCCGCCGCGCGCCTTCTACGCCCTGCAGGATCCGCTGGCGCTGGCCGACCGGCGCCTGGCCGATGCCGGGCGGGCGCTGCTGGCGCGCTGGAGCGCCTGCCAGTGGCTGCTGGCCGACGCCTGGACCGACTACCTGCAGGGCGCGCCGGCGCGCGACGGCCAGCCGGTGCGCGCGGTCGCCGACTCGGGCTTCGGCTCCAGCCTGGCGAACACGATGGAGATGCTGGTGGCGCTCAACACCGACAGCGCGACCTTCGGCACCCTGGCGCTGCCGGTGCTGCGCACCGTCGACGGCCGCCGCTGCAGCGACCATGGGGGCGAGGACGTGGCCGGCTTCTGGTGCCGCAAGGCCACGCCCGAGCCGGGCGTGCAGCCGAATCCGCGTGCCCGCGTCCCCTACGACCTGCAGGACGAGCACTTCGCCATCGCGGTGATCGCCACCCCGGGCGCCGCCCACACCGGCGTGGTGTTCCAGGCCTCCAGGGCCGAGGACGGCCAGCTGAGCGAGATCGCGCTGGTGGAGGGGCGGCCGCAGGCACGCTTTGTCGACGCCCGCGGGCAGCAGGTCACCCTGGCCAGCCCGCGCGCCATCGAGCCGGGCCGCCCGGTGGTGCTGACGCTGGCCAGCGCGCAGGGCGCCCAGGTGCTGCGGGTCGATGGCGAGCCGGTGGCACGCGCCGGCGCGACCTTCGCGCCCAGCGTGTTCACCCAGCTGCTGATCGCCTGGGGCTTCGTGCGCTACTTCCCGCGCGCGGGCTTTCGCGGCCAGGTGTTCGCGGTGGCCGCCGGCAAGGGCCGGCCGGCCGAGGCCGAACTGGCCGTGCTCGAGCGCTACCTGCGCGCGCCCGCGGCCTGA
- a CDS encoding CoA-binding protein has product MGSIAELRRILGTCRTLAVVGLSPQWHRPSYFAAKYMQSHGYRIVPVNPGATEILGERAYPSVTAAAQALAAQGVTIDMVDCFRRSEDIPPLAEEAIAVGARCLWQQLGVVNEAAADRVRAAGLDAVLDRCVKIEHARLFGGLNWAGVNTRVISARRPQQLPY; this is encoded by the coding sequence ATGGGTTCCATCGCCGAGTTGCGCCGCATCCTGGGTACCTGCCGCACGCTGGCGGTGGTGGGCCTGTCGCCCCAGTGGCACCGGCCAAGCTATTTCGCGGCCAAGTACATGCAGTCGCATGGCTACCGCATCGTGCCGGTCAACCCGGGCGCCACCGAGATCCTGGGCGAACGCGCCTATCCCAGCGTCACCGCCGCCGCCCAGGCGCTGGCCGCGCAGGGGGTGACGATCGACATGGTCGACTGCTTCCGCCGCAGCGAGGACATCCCGCCGCTGGCCGAGGAGGCCATCGCCGTCGGCGCGCGCTGCCTGTGGCAGCAGCTGGGGGTGGTCAACGAGGCCGCGGCGGACCGGGTCCGGGCCGCCGGCCTGGACGCGGTGCTGGACCGCTGCGTGAAGATCGAGCATGCCCGCCTGTTCGGCGGCCTCAACTGGGCGGGCGTCAACACCCGCGTGATCTCGGCCCGGCGGCCGCAACAACTTCCCTACTGA
- a CDS encoding O-acetylhomoserine aminocarboxypropyltransferase/cysteine synthase family protein, translating into MAQDRDYGFGTRAIHAGAIPDPVTGARATPIHQTTSFVFDSAEHAASLFNLQTFGNVYSRISNPTVAVLEERVAALEGGRAALACATGMAAQMTALLAILKAGDHIVAASTLYGGTIGQLGIGFSRLGIETTFVDPRDPDNFRRAIRPTTRALYGETLGNPRVNVFDIEPVAAIAHEHGLPLVIDNTVASPYLCNPFAFGADIVVHSATKYLGGHGTTMAGVVVESGKFDWSASPAREKFPEMLEPSKAYHGVKFHETFGDFGYTMKARMEINRTFGGSLSPLNAWLILQGIETLHLRMQAHCRNALRVAQFLSDHPLVGWVNYPGLASSPDHALAARQFRAIDGGPGCSGILTFGIRAADPAKAGERFIDACEFLSHLANIGDAKTLVIHPASTTHRQLSEDELERAGVSADMVRLSVGIEDIDDILWDVDQALRAAVA; encoded by the coding sequence ATGGCGCAAGACCGCGACTACGGCTTCGGCACCCGCGCCATCCACGCCGGCGCCATCCCCGACCCGGTGACCGGCGCCCGCGCGACGCCGATCCACCAGACCACCAGCTTCGTGTTCGATTCGGCCGAGCACGCGGCCAGCCTGTTCAACCTGCAGACCTTCGGCAACGTCTACAGCCGCATCAGCAATCCCACCGTGGCGGTGCTGGAGGAGCGCGTCGCCGCGCTGGAGGGCGGCCGCGCCGCGCTGGCGTGCGCCACCGGCATGGCGGCCCAGATGACCGCGCTGCTGGCCATCCTGAAGGCCGGCGACCACATCGTCGCCGCCTCCACGCTCTATGGCGGCACCATCGGCCAGCTGGGCATCGGCTTCTCGCGCCTGGGCATCGAGACCACCTTCGTCGACCCGCGCGACCCCGACAACTTCCGCCGCGCGATCCGGCCCACCACCCGGGCGCTGTACGGCGAGACGCTGGGCAACCCGCGCGTGAACGTGTTCGACATCGAACCGGTGGCCGCCATCGCCCACGAGCACGGCCTGCCGCTGGTGATCGACAACACGGTGGCCAGCCCCTACCTGTGCAACCCGTTCGCGTTCGGCGCCGACATCGTGGTGCACAGCGCCACCAAGTACCTGGGCGGCCACGGCACCACCATGGCCGGCGTGGTGGTGGAGTCCGGCAAGTTCGACTGGAGCGCCTCGCCGGCGCGCGAGAAGTTTCCCGAGATGCTGGAGCCGAGCAAGGCCTACCACGGGGTGAAGTTCCACGAGACCTTCGGCGACTTCGGCTACACCATGAAGGCGCGCATGGAGATCAACCGCACCTTCGGCGGCTCCCTCTCGCCGCTCAACGCCTGGCTGATCCTGCAGGGCATCGAGACGCTGCACCTGCGCATGCAGGCGCACTGCCGCAACGCGCTGCGGGTGGCGCAGTTCCTGAGCGACCATCCGCTGGTGGGCTGGGTGAACTATCCCGGCCTGGCGTCCTCGCCCGACCACGCACTGGCGGCCCGGCAGTTCCGCGCCATCGACGGCGGCCCCGGCTGCTCGGGCATCCTCACCTTCGGCATCCGCGCCGCCGATCCGGCCAAGGCCGGCGAACGCTTCATCGACGCCTGCGAATTCCTCAGCCACCTGGCCAACATCGGCGATGCCAAGACGCTGGTGATCCACCCGGCGTCGACCACCCACCGGCAGCTGAGCGAGGACGAACTGGAACGCGCCGGCGTGAGTGCCGACATGGTGCGCCTGTCGGTGGGCATCGAGGACATCGACGACATCCTCTGGGACGTCGACCAGGCGCTGCGGGCGGCGGTGGCCTGA